The following are encoded in a window of Phaseolus vulgaris cultivar G19833 chromosome 3, P. vulgaris v2.0, whole genome shotgun sequence genomic DNA:
- the LOC137807427 gene encoding serine carboxypeptidase 24, translated as MMAFQRKVHTFFLCLLFIFAFSSFFAVAVPKEQEQDRISALPGQPRVAFSQFSGYVSVNEQHGRALFYWLTESPSSPQNKPLVLWLNGGPGCSSVAYGASEEIGPFRVNQTGSSLYLNPNAWNREANILFLESPAGVGFSYTNTSSDLKTSGDKRTAQDALIFLIRWLSRFPQYKYREFYIAGESYAGHYVPQLAKKIHDYNNKNPQIINLKGFIVGNAVTDSYNDGIGTVTYWWSHSMISDQSYKSILKYCNFTSEETSKKCDDAYSYAVNYEFGKIDQYSIYTPTCTTSQTVRHIRFKNLHMISGYDPCTENYAEKYYNLPEVQKAMHANLTNIPYKWTACSEVLLKNWKDSEISVLPIYKELIAAGLKIWVFSGDTDSVVPVTATRFSLNHLNLSIKTRWYPWYSGGQVGGWTEVYNGLTFATVRGAGHEVPLFQPKRAYTLFKSFLAGKELPKH; from the exons ATGATGGCATTCCAAAGGAAGGTTCATACCTTCTTCCTGTGCTTATTATTTATCTTTGcgttttcttccttttttgcTGTTGCTGTGCCAAAAGAGCAAGAGCAAGATCGGATCTCAGCACTTCCAGGGCAGCCACGTGTGGCATTCTCTCAGTTCTCGGGTTATGTCAGTGTGAATGAGCAACATGGTCGAGCACTCTTCTACTGGCTCACTGAATCTCCCTCTTCCCCTCAGAATAAGCCTCTTGTTCTCTGGCTCAATGGAG GGCCTGGATGCTCATCAGTAGCATACGGAGCATCAGAGGAAATTGGGCCATTCCGTGTAAACCAAACTGGATCTTCTCTATATCTCAACCCAAATGCATGGAACAGAG aagcaaatattcTTTTTCTTGAATCGCCTGCTGGTGTTGGCTTCTCATACACAAATACCAGCTCTGATCTCAAAACTTCAGGGGACAAAAGGACAG CTCAGGATGCACTGATTTTTCTAATTAGATGGTTGTCAAGGTTTCCACAGTATAAGTATAGGGAGTTTTACATAGCTGGGGAGAGCTATGCAG ggCATTACGTCCCTCAGTTGGCTAAGAAAATCCATGATTATAATAACAAGAATCCCCAGATTATTAATCTCAAAGGGTTCATT GTGGGAAATGCTGTGACTGATAGCTACAATGATGGAATTGGAACTGTCACATATTGGTGGAGCCATTCTATGATATCTGATCAGTCCTACAAATCTATCCTCAAGTACTGCAATTTCACATCAGAAGAAACATCTAAAAAATGTGATGATGCTTATAGTTACGCGGTTAACTATGAATTTGGAAAAATAGATCAGTACAGCATCTATACCCCAACGTGCACAACATCACAAACTGTCAGGCACATACGATTCAAGAATCTTCATATGATTTCAGGATATGATCCGTGTACTGAAAATTATGCAGAGAAATACTATAACCTCCCAGAAGTGCAGAAAGCAATGCATGCAAATCTTACCAACATTCCTTACAAATGGACTGCTTGCAG TGAAGTGCTcctgaaaaattggaaggattCTGAAATTTCTGTGCTGCCTATATACAAAGAGTTAATTGCTGCAGGATTGAAAATATGGGTTTTCAG CGGGGACACAGATTCTGTGGTTCCAGTGACTGCCACGAGGTTTTCTCTGAACCACCTTAACCTCAGCATCAAAACTCGTTGGTATCCATGGTACTCTGGTGGACAG GTTGGTGGATGGACAGAGGTGTATAATGGTCTAACTTTTGCAACAGTAAGAGGAGCTGGCCATGAAGTTCCTTTGTTTCAGCCTAAGCGAGCTTACACCCTTTTCAAGTCCTTTTTGGCAGGAAAGGAACTACCAAAACATTGA
- the LOC137807436 gene encoding uncharacterized protein, with amino-acid sequence MKKIKPVVSMDPPYEAYQGQRTRFRHQSLLQDYEDLHKETEAVRRKLQATEQKRLILEDEVRFLRHRFKYLLKHPIPKPQPKKEVVKSQKLKIQTPIISKGKSYSRKDHTSRSHSASHLNPNGKISNVAEVPLQKTSHLFDLNQNARNFSSSRKDSTIHCSASPARDLNHKERLHSSKEATKKSVAPFFDLNQISREEEELQGNSETMRIEEPKRSTHRVGSDEQHNDIKLSACRSVGDGSNRAGKRKISWQDQVALRV; translated from the exons atgaagaagatcaaaccCGTTGTCTCCATGGACCCTCCTTACGAGGCGTATCAGGGTCAGAGGACTCGGTTCAGGCACCAGAGTCTCTTGCAGGATTATGAAGACCTGCACAAG GAAACAGAAGCCGTGAGAAGGAAATTGCAGGCTACGGAGCAGAAAAGGTTGATACTGGAAGATGAAGTTAG ATTTTTGAGGCATCGGTTCAAATACTTGCTAAAACATCCGATTCCAAAGCCTCAACCAAAGAAAGAAGTTGTAAAGTCACAGAAGCTCAAAATTCAAACTCCCATCATCTCGAAGGGAAAGAGTTACAGTAGAAAGGATCATACTTCGCGATCCCACTCTGCATCTCATTTGAACCCTAATGGAAAGATATCCAATGTGGCTGAAGTGCCATTGCAAAAAACTAGCCATCTGTTTGATCTAAACCAGAATGCTAGGAATTTTAGTTCTAGTAGAAAAGACAGTACTATTCACTGTTCTGCTTCACCAGCACGTGACTTGAATCACAAAGAAAGGCTTCACAGCAGCAAAGAAGCCACAAAGAAGAGTGTAGCTCCATTTTTTGACTTGAACCAGATATCG agagaagaagaagagttGCAAGGCAACAGTGAGACCATGAGGATTGAAGAACCAAAGAGAAGTACACATAGAGTTGGAAGTGATGAGCAGCACAACGATATCAAACTCTCAGCTTGTAGAAGTGTTGGTGATGGATCAAATAGGGCAGGGAAGAGGAAGATTTCATGGCAAGACCAGGTGGCATTGAGGGTTTGA
- the LOC137807434 gene encoding UPF0057 membrane protein At4g30660-like, translated as MPTRCELCCELMIAILLPPLGVCFRHGCCSVEFLICLLLTILGYIPGIIYALYAIIFVDRDQYFDEYRRPLYSQY; from the exons ATGCCGACACGGTGTGAACTATGCTGCGAGTTAATGATCGCGATCTTGCTTCCTCCACTCGGAGTTTGCTTTCGCCACGGTTGTTGCAGC GTTGAATTCCTCATCTGTTTGCTCCTCACAATTCTAGGTTATATTCCTGGCATTATTTATGCTCTCTATGCCATTATCTTCGTTGATCGTGATCAGTACTTTGATGAATACAGGCGTCCTCTCTATTCGCAATACTGA
- the LOC137807435 gene encoding uncharacterized protein: protein MEFKFRDGENRSIPLSPQQRPLSIVPLVSGHPLRGGFPSPGGFPCSGGFPSIVPSSPRVYPINAEESIRREMVREQIRRELEKEEIRREILAREMAWRRDLEEEVRREMASERALRMPMHRMEGVTFGERVFSYSMNPGMRLNNPDHNNNIFGGPQPQLAPKVDITQFNKQIPDETNQDKIIKLAKPNADLLSLKCKEVLDVNHGGAKRKLVPGDDNHAGSSSQKKPKKEWSCALCQIVATSEKGLTDHLQGKKHKVKAASLTTKKMGLDARQDGETLGSGISPADKDKGKVELSALCQIVATGEKGLNDHLQGKNHNVKAVSLTTQKMGLDARQDGETIGSGISPADKDKDKVELIKMDLAVQKSHDSGGIDTKNEATIEKEVPKTKASTTRKKFKFYCAFCQVRTHSEVVMESHKSGKRHLANITKLNLNNSAGACAAANSE, encoded by the exons ATGGAATTCAAGTTTCGTGATGGCGAAAACCGAAGCATTCCCCTCTCTCCACAGCAGCGCCCTCTCTCCATTGTCCCTTTAGTCTCCGGTCACCCATTACGAG GTGGTTTTCCAAGTCCTGGTGGTTTTCCGTGTTCTGGTGGTTTTCCGAGTATTGTCCCTTCGTCGCCGAGAGTATACCCGATCAATGCCGAGGAATCGATCCGGCGAGAGATGGTAAGGGAGCAGATAAGGCGGGAACTGGAGAAGGAGGAAATAAGGAGAGAGATTCTGGCCAGGGAGATGGCATGGCGACGTGACTTGGAGGAGGAGGTTAGGAGAGAAATGGCGTCGGAGAGAGCACTGAGAATGCCCATGCACAGGATGGAAGGAGTCACATTTGGTGAACGAGTCTTCTCGTATTCTATGAACCCAGGAATGAGACTGAACAACCCTGATCATAACAACAACATATTTGGTGGACCACAACCTCAGTTAGCCCCTAAAGTTGATATCACACAGTTCAACAAGCAGATACCAGATGAAACTAACCaggataaaataataaaattg GCTAAGCCAAATGCTGATCTTCTTAGTTTGAAGTGCAAAGAGGTGCTAGATGTTAATCATGGTGGTGCGAAGCGCAAACTGGTTCCAGGTGATGACAATCATGCTGGATCTAGCTCGCAGAAGAAACCCAAGAAGGAGTGGAGTTGTGCATTATGTCAGATTGTTGCCACAAGTGAAAAGGGCTTGACTGATCATCTTCAAGGGAAAAAGCACAAGGTTAAAGCAGCATCTCTTACAACTAAAAAAATGG GGTTGGATGCAAGACAGGATGGTGAAACACTTGGATCTGGCATTAGTCCTGCAGACAAAGACAAAGGCAAAGTAGAACTCAGTGCATTATGTCAGATTGTTGCAACAGGTGAAAAGGGCTTGAATGATCATCTTCAAGGGAAAAACCACAACGTTAAAGCAGTGTCCCTTACAACTCAAAAAATGG GGTTGGATGCAAGACAGGATGGTGAAACAATTGGATCTGGCATTAGTCCTGCAGACAAAGACAAAGACAAAGTAGAACTCATAAAAATGGACTTGGCTGTGCAGAAAAGTCACGATTCAGGTGGCATAGATACTAAAAATGAAGCAACCATTGAGAAAGAAGTTCCGAAAACAAAGGCATCAACAACAAGGAAgaagtttaaattttattgtgcATTTTGTCAAGTTCGAACTCACTCAGAAGTTGTCATGGAAAGTCATAAAAGTGGAAAAAGGCATCTGGCTAATATTACAAAACTTAACCTAAACAATTCTGCTGGTGCTTGTGCTGCTGCAAATTCGGAGTAA